A genomic region of Prionailurus bengalensis isolate Pbe53 chromosome D1, Fcat_Pben_1.1_paternal_pri, whole genome shotgun sequence contains the following coding sequences:
- the ZFPL1 gene encoding LOW QUALITY PROTEIN: zinc finger protein-like 1 (The sequence of the model RefSeq protein was modified relative to this genomic sequence to represent the inferred CDS: inserted 1 base in 1 codon): MGLCKCPKRKVTNLFCFEHRVNVCEHCLVANHAKCIVQSYLQWLQDSDYNPNCRLCNIPLANRETTRLVCYDLFHWACLNERAAQLPRNTAPAGYQCPSCSGPIFPPTNLAGPVASALREKLATVNWARAGLGLPLIDEVVSPEPEPVNTSDFSDWSSFNASGAPEREEVASASAAPAFYSQXPRPPASPSRPEQHTVIHMGSPEPLTHASAPRKVYDTRDDDRSPGLHGDCDDDKYRRRPALGWLAQLLRSRAGSRKRPLTLLQRAGLLLLLGLLGFLALLALMSRLGRAAADSDPNLDPLMNPHIRVGPS, translated from the exons ATGGGACTTTGCAAGTGCCCCAAGAGGAAGGTGACCAATCTGTTCTGCTTCGAACACCGGGTCAACGTCTGCGAGCACTGCCTGGTAGCCAATCACGCCAAG tgCATCGTCCAGTCCTATCTGCAGTGGCTCCAAGATAGCGACTACAATCCAAATTGCCGACTGTGCAACATACCCTTGGCCAACCGGGAGACCACCCGCCTCGTCTGTTATG ACCTCTTCCACTGGGCTTGCCTCAACGAACGCGCCGCCCAGCTACCCCGAAACACAGCGCCTGCTGGCTACCAGTGCCCCAGCTGCAGTGGCCCCATCTTCCCCCCGACCAACCTGGCTGGCCCTGTGGCTTCTGCACTGAGAGAGAAGCTGGCCACGGTCAACTGGGCCCGAGCAGGACTGGGCCTTCCTCTG ATCGATGAAGTGGTGAGCCCGGAACCCGAGCCCGTCAACACCTCTGACTTCTCCGACTGGTCTAGTTTTAATG CCAGTGGTGCCCCAGAACGAGAGGAGGTTGCCAGCGCTTCCGCCGCCCCAGCCTTCTACAGCC GTCCCCGGCCCCCCGCTTCCCCGAGCCGGCCCGAGCAGCACACGGTGATCCACATGGGCAGCCCTGAGCCCTTGACTCACG CCTCAGCCCCGAGGAAGGTGTATGACACGCGGGACGATGACCGCTCACCAGGCCTCCACGGGGATTGTGACGATGACAAGTACCGTCGCCGGCCTGCCCTGGGCTGGCTGGCCCAGCTGCTCAG GAGCCGGGCTGGGTCTCGCAAGCGGCCGCTGACCCTGCTCCAGCGGGCagggctgctgctgctcctggggCTTCTGGGCTTCCTGGCTCTCCTTGCCCTCATGTCTCGCCTGGGCCGAGCTGCAGCTGACAGCGATCCCAACTTGGACCCGCTCATGAACCCTCACATCCGTGTGGGACCCTCCTGA
- the TMEM262 gene encoding transmembrane protein 262 isoform X2, with the protein MRWRDRLAVLFFPEGMMLTVASLMLFLVHLSVFASDVHNFCVTHHYDRMSFHYTFSQVIGICWAAMGSLYAEMTENKFLRCFSLTILMLNGAMFFNRLSLEFLAIQYREESH; encoded by the exons ATGCGGTGGCGGGACCGGCTGGCTGTGCTCTTCTTTCCAGAAGGCATGATGCTCACTGTGGCCTCACTGATGCTCTTCCTTGTACACCTGAGTGTCTTTGCCAGCGACGTGCACAACTTCTGTGTCACCCACCACTACGACCGCATGAGCTTCCACTACACG TTCTCCCAGGTGATCGGCATCTGCTGGGCCGCCATGGGGTCACTCTACGCTGAGATGACAGAAAACAAGTTTCTTCGGTGCTTTTCCCTGACCATCCtga TGCTAAATGGAGCCATGTTCTTCAACCGCTTGTCTCTGGAGTTTCTGGCCATCCAATACCGGGAGGAGAGTCACTGA
- the TMEM262 gene encoding transmembrane protein 262 isoform X1, giving the protein MRWRDRLAVLFFPEGMMLTVASLMLFLVHLSVFASDVHNFCVTHHYDRMSFHYTVVLMFSQVIGICWAAMGSLYAEMTENKFLRCFSLTILMLNGAMFFNRLSLEFLAIQYREESH; this is encoded by the exons ATGCGGTGGCGGGACCGGCTGGCTGTGCTCTTCTTTCCAGAAGGCATGATGCTCACTGTGGCCTCACTGATGCTCTTCCTTGTACACCTGAGTGTCTTTGCCAGCGACGTGCACAACTTCTGTGTCACCCACCACTACGACCGCATGAGCTTCCACTACACGGTTGTCCTGATG TTCTCCCAGGTGATCGGCATCTGCTGGGCCGCCATGGGGTCACTCTACGCTGAGATGACAGAAAACAAGTTTCTTCGGTGCTTTTCCCTGACCATCCtga TGCTAAATGGAGCCATGTTCTTCAACCGCTTGTCTCTGGAGTTTCTGGCCATCCAATACCGGGAGGAGAGTCACTGA